The following proteins are co-located in the Amblyraja radiata isolate CabotCenter1 chromosome 8, sAmbRad1.1.pri, whole genome shotgun sequence genome:
- the atf3 gene encoding cyclic AMP-dependent transcription factor ATF-3 yields the protein MLQHIGQGSASDVSTTAVVPCTSPSMSLVFDEFTYITPLVKEELRFAIQSKRISNGAPSMEFVTGTESSSDTVERWLTPREDERRSRRRERNKIAAAKCRNKKKERTDTLQKESEKLESLNAELKAQIEELKTEKQQLIYMLNLHRPTCIVRAQNGRTPEDEKNLFIQQIKDGTLQN from the exons ATGCTGCAACACATTGGTCAAGGATCTGCATCAGATGTCAGCACCACTGCAGTTGTTCCATGTACCTCACCCTCCATGTCTTTGGTATTTGATGAGTTTACCTACATTACACCTTTGGTCAAGGAAGAGCTGCGATTTGCCATTCAAAGCAAACGGATATCAAATGGAGCGCCAAGCATGGAATTTGTCACCGGAACTGAGAGCTCAAGTGACACAGTGGAAAGATGG TTGACCCCACGTGAAGATGAAAGGAGAAGCAGGAGACGGGAGAGAAACAAAATAGCAGCAGCTAAATGTCGAAATAAAAAGAAGGAGAGGACCGACACATTGCAAAAA GAGTCTGAAAAACTGGAATCTTTGAATGCAGAGTTGAAAGCACAAATAGAGGAACTGAAAACCGAGAAGCAGCAGCTGATTTACATGCTGAACCTGCACAGGCCGACGTGTATAGTCAGGGCTCAGAATGGGAGAACTCCAGaagatgagaaaaatcttttcaTCCAACAGATCAAAGACGGAACACTACAGAATTGA